A genomic region of Enterobacter hormaechei ATCC 49162 contains the following coding sequences:
- a CDS encoding alkyl/aryl-sulfatase, with translation MKFKTLVSAIVVAGLVVASLVSLPVLAQKEGKGATAHTKEMNEALYGQLPFFDKTDFRNAHKGFIAPLPSEVIKGEKGVVIWDPQQYAFIKEGQKAPDTVNPSLWRQAQLNNIGGLFEVTDGVYQIRNLDLSNMTIIEGQKGITVVDPLVSAETAKAGMDLYVKHRGKRPVVAVIYTHSHVDHYGGVRGVVDDAEVTSGKVKVYAPAGFMEEAVSENIMAGNAMSRRASYIYGNLLKPNATGQVGAGLGTTTSAGTVTLIAPTHAITKDGQKEVIDGLTYDFMLAPGSEAPSEMLWYVEEKKLIEAAENVTHTLHNIYSLRGAKIHDPLAWSKYINNAIDRWGDKAEIILAQHHWPTWGNKKVVKLMKGQRDIYRYINDQTLRLANKGLTRDEIAANFALPYGLAKSWAGRGYYGSVSNNVKATYVYYLGWFDGNPATLDELPPVEAAKKYVEYMGGASAILEKARVDYARGNYRWVAQVVSKVVFADPNNKAARELEADAFEQLGYRAESGPWRNAYLTGAQELRNGVKRMPTPNTASPDAVRAMSAEMIFDYFGVHLNGVSAANTRGVFNVDLGREGGKYKLELENGVLNHSANSQAENPDATITLSRDTLNNIILKETTLKKAQQAGEVTIVGNAAKVNEMLRCMESFSFWFPVVTP, from the coding sequence ATGAAATTTAAAACTCTCGTTAGTGCAATAGTTGTGGCTGGTCTGGTAGTGGCCTCACTGGTCTCATTGCCTGTCCTGGCACAAAAGGAGGGGAAGGGAGCCACTGCCCATACCAAAGAAATGAATGAAGCACTTTACGGTCAACTGCCCTTCTTTGATAAAACCGATTTCCGAAATGCGCACAAAGGCTTTATTGCCCCGCTGCCATCTGAGGTGATTAAAGGCGAAAAAGGCGTCGTTATCTGGGACCCCCAGCAATACGCTTTTATCAAAGAAGGGCAAAAAGCACCGGATACCGTCAACCCGAGCCTGTGGCGTCAGGCACAGCTGAATAATATCGGTGGTCTGTTTGAGGTCACGGACGGGGTCTACCAGATCCGCAACCTCGATCTGTCGAATATGACGATCATAGAGGGCCAAAAGGGGATCACGGTTGTCGATCCGCTGGTGTCTGCGGAAACGGCCAAAGCGGGCATGGATCTTTACGTTAAGCATCGCGGCAAGCGCCCGGTTGTTGCCGTTATTTATACCCATAGCCACGTCGATCATTATGGCGGCGTGCGTGGCGTGGTGGATGACGCTGAGGTGACGTCCGGCAAAGTGAAAGTCTATGCCCCAGCAGGTTTTATGGAAGAGGCGGTATCGGAAAACATTATGGCCGGAAATGCCATGAGCCGCCGCGCCAGTTATATCTACGGAAACCTGTTGAAGCCCAATGCAACAGGTCAGGTAGGGGCGGGTCTGGGGACGACCACTTCAGCCGGAACGGTCACGCTCATCGCGCCGACTCATGCCATTACCAAAGACGGGCAGAAAGAGGTCATCGACGGTCTCACCTATGATTTTATGCTGGCGCCGGGGTCGGAAGCGCCGTCGGAAATGCTCTGGTATGTGGAGGAGAAAAAGCTGATTGAAGCCGCAGAGAACGTCACTCACACCCTGCACAATATTTACTCGCTGCGCGGCGCGAAAATCCACGATCCGCTGGCATGGTCAAAGTACATCAATAACGCCATCGATCGTTGGGGTGATAAAGCGGAAATTATCCTCGCGCAGCACCACTGGCCCACGTGGGGTAATAAGAAAGTGGTGAAACTGATGAAAGGCCAGCGTGATATTTACCGCTATATCAACGACCAGACGCTGAGACTGGCGAATAAAGGGCTGACGAGGGATGAAATAGCCGCTAATTTCGCCCTGCCTTACGGGCTGGCAAAATCCTGGGCAGGCCGTGGCTATTACGGCTCGGTAAGCAACAATGTCAAAGCCACCTATGTCTACTATCTTGGCTGGTTCGACGGCAATCCGGCGACGCTTGATGAACTCCCTCCGGTCGAGGCGGCGAAAAAGTATGTCGAATACATGGGCGGAGCCAGCGCGATCCTTGAAAAAGCCCGGGTTGATTATGCCCGTGGGAATTACCGCTGGGTGGCGCAGGTGGTCAGTAAAGTCGTCTTTGCCGATCCGAATAATAAGGCGGCGCGCGAACTCGAAGCGGACGCGTTTGAACAGCTGGGATACCGGGCGGAGTCAGGGCCGTGGCGTAACGCCTACCTCACCGGTGCGCAGGAGTTGCGTAACGGCGTGAAGAGAATGCCGACGCCCAATACGGCCAGCCCGGATGCGGTCCGTGCCATGTCGGCTGAGATGATTTTTGACTACTTCGGCGTGCACCTTAACGGCGTCAGCGCGGCGAATACCAGAGGCGTATTTAACGTTGATTTAGGCCGCGAGGGCGGAAAGTACAAGCTGGAGCTGGAGAATGGCGTGCTAAACCATAGCGCCAACAGCCAGGCTGAAAATCCGGATGCAACCATTACGCTCAGCCGCGACACGCTGAACAACATCATCCTTAAAGAGACCACGCTGAAAAAGGCGCAACAGGCAGGCGAGGTGACGATAGTCGGCAATGCCGCGAAGGTGAACGAAATGCTGCGCTGCATGGAGAGCTTCAGCTTCTGGTTTCCTGTCGTCACCCCTTAA
- a CDS encoding SDR family oxidoreductase, which translates to MSDNEQRTNAYPTPPFPEQPQTPPGLASEMEPVPDHGEKSYKGHGRLAGKKALITGGDSGIGRAVAIAYAREGADVAINYLPEEEEDAAEVIALIKAEGRNAVALPGDVRDETFCQNLVEQAVGKLGGLDILVNNAGRQQYRESLEELTTEDFDATFKTNVYAPFWITKAALRHMKAPASIINTSSVQAVKPSAVLLDYAQTKACLAVFTKALAKQLGPKGIRVNAVAPGPYWTVLQPSGGQPQEKVKHFGESTPLGRPGQPVEIAPLYVTLASDECSYTSGQVWCSDGGDGVI; encoded by the coding sequence ATGAGTGATAATGAACAACGTACGAACGCTTACCCAACGCCTCCTTTCCCGGAGCAGCCCCAGACGCCACCGGGCCTGGCGTCTGAAATGGAACCCGTACCCGACCACGGCGAGAAAAGTTACAAAGGGCATGGCCGTCTTGCCGGTAAGAAGGCGCTGATTACCGGGGGCGACTCCGGCATCGGTCGCGCGGTCGCCATTGCCTATGCCCGTGAAGGGGCAGATGTCGCCATTAACTATTTGCCGGAAGAGGAAGAGGACGCAGCGGAAGTGATCGCCCTGATTAAAGCGGAAGGACGGAATGCCGTCGCGCTTCCAGGCGATGTGCGGGACGAAACCTTCTGTCAGAACCTGGTGGAACAGGCCGTCGGGAAACTGGGCGGGCTGGATATCCTGGTGAATAACGCTGGCCGCCAGCAGTACCGTGAGTCGCTGGAAGAACTGACTACGGAAGATTTTGACGCGACCTTTAAGACTAACGTCTATGCGCCTTTCTGGATCACAAAGGCGGCGCTGCGCCACATGAAAGCCCCCGCTTCCATCATTAACACCTCCTCCGTACAGGCGGTAAAACCAAGCGCCGTACTGCTTGACTATGCGCAGACCAAAGCCTGTCTCGCGGTGTTTACCAAAGCGCTGGCGAAACAGCTGGGGCCGAAGGGGATACGCGTGAACGCGGTAGCGCCCGGACCGTACTGGACCGTGCTTCAGCCCAGCGGTGGGCAGCCACAGGAAAAAGTGAAACATTTTGGCGAGAGTACCCCGCTGGGACGCCCGGGTCAGCCTGTAGAGATCGCACCGCTGTATGTAACCCTGGCCTCGGATGAGTGTTCATACACCTCCGGGCAGGTATGGTGTTCAGACGGCGGCGACGGCGTTATCTAA
- a CDS encoding YdeI family stress tolerance OB fold protein, which translates to MKLSVISALLILIIPSAWADNNGGLQKGEAPPPPHALDSGYRGTDDARIMTITQAKEMHDGASISLRGNLIDGNGDKYVFQDKTGKIEVIIPKAVFDDRTVEPDNMISISGSLDKKTSPPVVRVSHLQK; encoded by the coding sequence ATGAAATTATCAGTGATTTCAGCCTTGTTAATATTAATTATCCCTTCCGCATGGGCAGATAATAACGGCGGGTTACAAAAGGGTGAAGCGCCCCCACCACCACATGCGCTGGACAGCGGTTATCGTGGTACCGATGATGCGCGCATTATGACCATTACTCAGGCGAAAGAGATGCATGATGGTGCCTCTATTTCACTGCGCGGCAATCTTATTGATGGCAACGGCGATAAATACGTATTCCAGGATAAAACCGGGAAAATCGAAGTTATTATCCCGAAAGCGGTATTTGACGACAGAACCGTGGAACCTGACAACATGATCAGTATTAGCGGCTCGCTCGATAAAAAGACATCCCCCCCTGTAGTGCGGGTCAGCCACTTGCAAAAATAA
- a CDS encoding DUF421 domain-containing protein, whose translation MDMVFRALAIYLFLVIVFKVAGRRALLQMTSFDLILLLIISEATQQALLGEDFSVTGAMITITTLVVVDIIFGLLKKYFSTVENILDGTPVILVENGVPLADKLKKVDVSCDDILVSARQNHGITELKEIKYAILERNGHISIIPDEN comes from the coding sequence ATGGACATGGTTTTTCGTGCCCTGGCAATTTACCTGTTTCTGGTCATTGTGTTTAAAGTCGCCGGGCGGCGCGCCCTGCTGCAAATGACCAGCTTTGACCTTATTTTGCTCTTAATTATCAGTGAGGCGACACAGCAGGCGCTGTTAGGCGAAGATTTTTCCGTCACCGGAGCAATGATTACAATAACAACGCTGGTGGTGGTAGATATTATTTTTGGCCTGCTGAAAAAATATTTTTCCACGGTTGAGAATATTCTTGATGGTACGCCGGTGATATTGGTGGAGAACGGTGTTCCCCTTGCCGATAAGCTAAAAAAAGTCGATGTGTCCTGTGATGATATATTGGTATCAGCCCGCCAGAACCACGGCATTACAGAATTGAAAGAGATTAAATACGCTATTCTTGAGCGTAATGGTCATATTTCTATTATTCCTGACGAAAATTAA
- a CDS encoding 2-oxo-tetronate isomerase: MSNLIHDNNSTISELTKKLATQLTDRGLRLTTAESCTGGNLAVALCAEENTAEFYDVGMVVFSDAAKERILGVLHETIERFTAVSEQTVTEMAAKICEIAEADIGVAISGYAGPEGGDDGTAAGTVCFGWNIRGKTVTRTVLFSGECQDVVDKAVRYSLSELIEILSGWDNV, from the coding sequence ATGAGCAATCTTATTCACGATAACAACAGCACCATCAGTGAACTGACGAAAAAGCTCGCCACTCAGCTCACGGACAGAGGTTTACGGTTAACCACCGCAGAGTCCTGTACCGGCGGTAATCTGGCGGTTGCGCTTTGTGCCGAAGAGAACACGGCGGAATTTTATGACGTTGGCATGGTGGTATTCAGCGATGCGGCGAAGGAGAGGATCCTCGGCGTGCTTCACGAAACCATTGAGCGCTTCACCGCCGTCAGTGAACAAACGGTAACCGAAATGGCCGCTAAAATTTGCGAAATTGCCGAGGCGGATATCGGTGTTGCCATCAGCGGTTATGCGGGGCCGGAAGGCGGAGACGATGGCACGGCTGCCGGTACGGTCTGCTTTGGCTGGAATATACGCGGAAAGACGGTCACCCGCACCGTGCTGTTTTCCGGTGAATGTCAGGATGTGGTGGATAAAGCGGTGCGTTATTCCCTGTCTGAACTGATCGAAATCCTCTCCGGCTGGGATAACGTCTGA
- a CDS encoding SDR family oxidoreductase has protein sequence MAVIVITGGTAGVGKATALHFAKAGYDVGIIARDEQSLRSTEEELRRFGINACAVQADVADSKAVTDAANEIEYRLGAIDVWVNNAMGGMLAPFRTMSPEEFRRVTEVTYLGYVNGTRAALELMTPRDRGTIIQVGSALAYRSIPLQSAYCGAKAAIRGFTDAVRTELMHENSRVQIAMVQMPGLNTPQFEWARNKFAWAMRPVPPVFQPEVAASAIFKVAQKPVRELWVGSSTVQSIVGQFLFPGFLDRLMVKKAWEGQMTDTLNADDRQDYLDQPVNDLHKIHGHFTNEAKARATSVTSGMPGKVLIGSLAVTGAIVVRLLLARRR, from the coding sequence ATGGCTGTTATCGTGATTACCGGCGGTACGGCGGGCGTGGGAAAAGCCACGGCGCTGCATTTTGCCAAAGCAGGCTACGATGTGGGCATCATTGCCCGCGATGAGCAGAGCCTGCGCTCCACAGAAGAGGAACTGCGCCGTTTCGGGATCAACGCCTGTGCCGTTCAGGCCGACGTGGCGGACAGCAAGGCGGTGACGGATGCTGCTAACGAGATTGAATATCGGCTGGGAGCCATCGATGTATGGGTGAATAACGCCATGGGCGGGATGCTGGCGCCGTTTCGCACCATGTCCCCTGAGGAGTTTCGCCGCGTCACCGAGGTGACCTATCTGGGCTATGTTAACGGCACCCGCGCCGCGCTGGAGTTAATGACCCCACGCGATCGCGGGACGATTATTCAGGTTGGCTCCGCGCTGGCCTACCGCTCCATTCCCTTGCAGTCTGCCTACTGCGGGGCGAAAGCTGCGATCCGCGGATTTACCGATGCCGTGCGCACCGAGCTGATGCATGAAAACAGCCGGGTGCAGATCGCAATGGTACAGATGCCGGGCCTCAACACGCCGCAGTTCGAGTGGGCGAGGAATAAATTTGCCTGGGCAATGCGCCCGGTTCCCCCAGTCTTTCAGCCGGAAGTGGCTGCCAGCGCCATTTTTAAGGTGGCGCAAAAACCGGTGCGGGAACTGTGGGTGGGCAGCAGCACTGTCCAGTCGATTGTCGGGCAGTTTCTTTTCCCCGGCTTTCTGGACCGGCTGATGGTCAAAAAAGCCTGGGAAGGGCAGATGACCGATACGCTAAATGCGGATGACCGTCAGGACTATCTGGACCAGCCGGTTAATGACCTGCATAAAATCCACGGGCACTTCACCAACGAAGCAAAAGCGCGCGCCACCAGCGTCACCTCCGGCATGCCGGGGAAAGTGTTGATCGGCTCCCTTGCCGTCACGGGCGCGATCGTGGTCCGTCTCCTGCTCGCGCGGAGACGATAA
- a CDS encoding alpha-amylase family protein, with the protein MAGWHTRAIIYQIDTALFYDLNGDGCGDIAGIAAKLRYIRRMGATVIWITPFYLTPFLDEGYDVSDHLQVDPRFGKLNDIIAFIELARELGMQVIIELLIQHTSDAHPWFQQARRNPQSPYRDYYLWSDTDDDDTPPMFPGVEKSIWTWDDEAGQYYRHMFYHHEPDLNLACPAVLKEVENIIIFWLKLGVSGFRLDAASHLTKQAGRGDEKRGLWILEHLRRLIEQRNPDAILLGEVDVEVEAYKDYFGQNDRLNLVLNFWLNKYFYVSLAEKSARPLRNAVKKMIVPPDSCCFANWLRNHDELDLAGIGKKDRQTVIDAFAPDEEMSVYQRGIRRRLAPMLNGDRKRLAFCHAVLFSLPGVPVMRYGDEIGMGDDLALEERYAVRTPMQWAGSQGGGFSDADPETYVAPMIDRGPYRYQKINVADSLLHRNSLLHCIIDIANTRSEFPEIGIAPFRLINIDSDAVLGIYYETDTRSILTFVNFSDKPVNFTARGIRHATWTACLADKHYSDVLECGKTVALNLSGYGYRWFWTDRTALR; encoded by the coding sequence ATGGCAGGCTGGCATACACGCGCCATTATTTACCAGATTGATACCGCCCTGTTTTACGATCTTAACGGCGATGGCTGTGGCGACATCGCCGGAATCGCCGCGAAGCTGCGCTATATCCGCCGGATGGGTGCGACGGTTATCTGGATCACCCCGTTTTACCTCACGCCTTTTCTCGATGAAGGGTATGACGTGAGCGACCATTTGCAGGTCGATCCCCGCTTCGGCAAGCTCAACGATATCATCGCTTTTATTGAACTGGCGCGCGAGCTGGGGATGCAGGTCATTATTGAGCTGCTGATCCAGCATACTTCCGATGCGCATCCCTGGTTTCAACAGGCCCGTCGCAACCCGCAATCCCCCTACCGTGACTATTACCTGTGGTCCGACACGGACGATGACGATACGCCGCCGATGTTTCCCGGCGTGGAGAAGAGCATCTGGACATGGGACGACGAGGCGGGGCAATACTACCGGCATATGTTTTATCACCACGAGCCGGATCTCAACCTGGCCTGCCCCGCCGTGCTGAAGGAGGTGGAGAACATCATCATCTTCTGGCTAAAGCTCGGGGTGTCGGGCTTTCGCCTGGATGCGGCATCGCACCTGACAAAACAGGCCGGACGTGGGGATGAAAAACGCGGGCTGTGGATCCTTGAGCATCTGCGCCGTCTTATCGAGCAGCGTAACCCGGATGCGATCCTGCTAGGCGAAGTCGACGTGGAGGTCGAGGCCTACAAAGATTATTTCGGTCAAAACGACCGGCTCAATCTGGTGCTGAATTTCTGGCTCAATAAGTACTTTTACGTCAGCCTGGCAGAGAAGAGCGCTCGGCCGCTGCGCAACGCGGTGAAGAAGATGATTGTGCCGCCGGACTCCTGCTGTTTCGCCAACTGGCTACGCAATCATGATGAACTGGATCTGGCTGGGATAGGTAAAAAAGACAGACAAACCGTCATCGATGCCTTTGCTCCTGACGAAGAGATGAGTGTGTATCAGCGCGGGATCCGCCGCCGTCTGGCGCCGATGCTCAATGGCGATCGAAAGCGGCTGGCCTTTTGCCATGCGGTCTTGTTCTCGCTGCCGGGCGTACCGGTTATGCGCTACGGGGATGAGATTGGCATGGGGGATGATTTAGCGCTGGAGGAGCGTTACGCCGTACGCACCCCAATGCAATGGGCCGGATCGCAAGGCGGTGGTTTCTCAGATGCCGACCCGGAAACCTATGTCGCCCCGATGATTGACCGCGGCCCGTACCGCTATCAAAAAATCAACGTGGCGGATTCGCTGCTGCACCGTAACTCGCTTCTGCACTGCATTATCGACATCGCCAACACGCGCTCGGAGTTTCCAGAAATCGGCATCGCGCCGTTTCGTCTTATTAATATCGACAGCGATGCGGTACTGGGGATCTATTACGAAACTGACACGCGCAGCATTCTGACCTTCGTAAACTTCAGCGATAAGCCCGTTAATTTTACCGCCAGAGGGATCCGACATGCGACCTGGACTGCTTGCCTGGCGGACAAACACTACAGCGACGTGCTGGAGTGCGGCAAAACCGTCGCGCTTAACCTCAGCGGCTATGGCTACCGCTGGTTCTGGACCGATCGTACCGCACTGCGCTGA
- the cydB gene encoding cytochrome d ubiquinol oxidase subunit II → MGVDIPVIWFAIIVFATLMYIIMDGFDLGIGMLFSFVGDAKERDVMVNSVAPVWDGNETWLVLGGAGLFGAFPLAYAVIIDALTIPLTAMLIGLIFRGVAFEFRFKATPSHRKFWDYSFAGGSLLATFSQGIVVGAMINGFDVEGRRFVGSSLDWLTPFNLFCGLGLIVAYTLLATTWLIMKSEGALQHRMRELTRHVLLALIAVIAVVSIWTPLGWRFVAERWFTLPNFFWFLPVPVLVAVFSLWIWRLTRNPDSHARPFLLTLGLIFLGFSGLGISLWPHIIPPNITLWEASAPPASQLFMLIGTLLIIPVILVYTAWSYYVFRGKVSDTEGYH, encoded by the coding sequence ATGGGCGTCGATATCCCGGTCATCTGGTTTGCCATTATTGTCTTCGCCACGCTGATGTACATCATCATGGACGGTTTCGATCTCGGTATCGGCATGCTGTTCAGCTTTGTGGGCGATGCCAAAGAGCGCGACGTGATGGTGAACAGCGTCGCCCCGGTCTGGGACGGAAATGAAACCTGGCTGGTTCTGGGCGGTGCAGGGTTGTTCGGCGCGTTCCCGCTGGCCTATGCGGTTATTATCGATGCCCTGACCATCCCGCTGACGGCCATGCTGATCGGGCTGATTTTCCGCGGCGTGGCGTTTGAGTTTCGCTTCAAGGCGACCCCTTCACACCGCAAATTCTGGGACTACTCCTTTGCTGGCGGCTCTCTGCTCGCAACCTTCAGCCAGGGGATCGTGGTTGGCGCGATGATCAACGGCTTTGACGTGGAAGGGCGACGCTTCGTCGGTTCCTCGCTGGACTGGCTTACCCCGTTTAACCTGTTCTGCGGGCTGGGCTTAATTGTCGCCTATACCCTGCTGGCCACCACGTGGCTGATCATGAAAAGCGAAGGTGCGCTGCAACACCGGATGCGTGAGCTGACCCGCCACGTGCTGCTGGCGCTGATCGCCGTCATTGCGGTAGTGAGTATCTGGACCCCGCTCGGCTGGCGGTTTGTCGCCGAGCGCTGGTTTACGCTGCCTAACTTCTTCTGGTTCCTGCCGGTTCCGGTTCTGGTGGCCGTGTTCAGCCTGTGGATCTGGCGGCTGACGCGCAATCCCGACAGCCATGCCCGCCCGTTCCTGTTAACGCTGGGCCTGATCTTCCTCGGCTTTAGCGGGCTGGGCATCAGCCTGTGGCCCCACATTATTCCGCCGAATATCACCCTGTGGGAAGCCTCAGCGCCGCCTGCCAGCCAGCTGTTTATGCTGATCGGCACGCTGTTGATCATCCCGGTGATCCTGGTTTATACCGCCTGGAGCTACTACGTCTTCCGGGGCAAAGTGTCTGATACCGAAGGTTATCATTAA
- a CDS encoding cytochrome ubiquinol oxidase subunit I → MFELDAFHLARIQFAFTVSFHILFPAITIGLASYLVVLEGMWLRTKNDVWRSLYHFWLKIFAVNFGMGVVSGLVMAYQFGTNWSGFSQFAGSITGPLLTYEVLTAFFLEAGFLGVMLFGWNKVGPGLHFFATCMVALGTLMSTFWILASNSWMHTPQGFSIQNGQVIPEDWLAIIFNPSFPYRLIHMSIAAFLCSALFVGASGAWHLLRGNDTPAIRKMFSMAMWMALLVAPIQAVVGDMHGLNTLEHQPAKIAAIEGHWENPPGEATPLLLFGVPDMEEERTKYGLEIPALGSLILTHSLDKQVPALKDFPKEDRPNSLIVFWSFRIMVGMGLMMITLGVLSVWLRYRRRLYHSRPFHWFALCMGPAGLLALLAGWVTTEVGRQPWVVYGYLRTIDAVSLHSTLQMSISLLAFIVVYCSVFGVGYVYLARLIKKGPQPVGTLTSTTSGTPARPLSAAESVPEEEKI, encoded by the coding sequence GGCATGTGGCTTCGCACCAAAAATGATGTCTGGCGCTCGCTATACCATTTCTGGCTGAAAATTTTCGCCGTCAACTTTGGTATGGGCGTGGTTTCCGGGCTGGTAATGGCTTACCAGTTTGGCACTAACTGGAGCGGCTTTTCTCAGTTCGCGGGCAGCATTACCGGCCCGCTTCTCACTTATGAAGTTCTGACCGCCTTCTTCCTGGAAGCCGGTTTCTTAGGCGTGATGCTGTTCGGCTGGAACAAGGTCGGCCCCGGCCTGCACTTCTTTGCCACCTGCATGGTGGCGCTGGGCACGTTGATGTCCACCTTCTGGATCCTCGCCTCCAACAGCTGGATGCATACTCCGCAGGGCTTCAGTATTCAGAACGGCCAGGTCATTCCCGAAGACTGGCTTGCCATCATCTTTAACCCCTCTTTCCCTTACCGCCTGATCCATATGTCCATCGCCGCCTTCCTGTGCAGCGCCTTGTTTGTGGGCGCGTCCGGGGCATGGCATCTGCTGCGCGGTAACGATACGCCCGCGATTCGCAAAATGTTCTCAATGGCCATGTGGATGGCGCTGCTGGTTGCACCCATTCAGGCCGTCGTCGGGGATATGCACGGCCTGAATACGCTTGAGCACCAGCCTGCCAAAATCGCCGCGATTGAAGGCCATTGGGAAAACCCGCCCGGCGAAGCCACCCCGCTGCTGCTGTTTGGCGTACCGGATATGGAAGAGGAACGCACCAAATACGGGCTTGAAATTCCCGCGCTCGGCAGCCTGATCCTGACGCACAGCCTGGATAAACAGGTTCCGGCGCTGAAAGATTTCCCGAAAGAGGACCGCCCTAACTCGCTCATCGTCTTCTGGTCCTTCCGCATTATGGTCGGCATGGGGCTGATGATGATTACCCTTGGCGTACTGAGCGTCTGGCTGCGATATCGCCGTCGACTCTATCACTCGCGGCCATTCCACTGGTTTGCCCTCTGTATGGGGCCTGCCGGACTGCTCGCGCTGCTCGCCGGATGGGTCACCACCGAAGTGGGCCGCCAGCCGTGGGTCGTTTACGGCTATCTGCGCACGATAGATGCGGTGTCTCTGCACAGCACGTTGCAGATGAGCATCAGCCTGCTGGCGTTTATCGTGGTCTACTGTTCGGTGTTTGGCGTGGGCTATGTGTATCTCGCCCGGTTGATTAAGAAAGGGCCGCAGCCTGTGGGCACGCTAACGTCTACTACCTCGGGCACCCCTGCCCGTCCGCTGTCCGCCGCCGAGTCTGTTCCGGAAGAGGAGAAGATCTGA